A stretch of DNA from Leptospira bouyouniensis:
TGGATCATCATGGAATACAAAGCTGCTTGCAAACCGTGACCAGTTGCATCTCCCAAAAAGAATCGATAATAAAAGTCTTGGATCCTTTTGACAAAAAAGATATCACCACCGACATCAGCAGTTGGTTTGTATAAAATATCCACATTTAAATATGGTTCCATTTCAGGAACTTTGGTTACACTTTGGATAATAGACTTCGCAAGTTTCATATCCTTTGTGATTTGATCCAATTTACTTTGAAGTTCGATTGTTTTTTCTTTGACCCTTGTTTCGAGTCGTTCATTTAAAATCGTAATTTGATTTTGAACTTTTTGAAGGGTTTGGTTTTTTTCAGAGAGTTCAATGGCAAGATTTTCTGCTTCCACAAACCCTTTCGAGAAATTTCGTGCGATGTAAATTGATTGCACAAAAAACATCATAAAGATTCCGAAATGAATGGTCAGTGGAGAATTGATGATGAGGTTATTGACTAGGATATCGTTTACAAAACTTGCCACAAAAACAACAAAACTGATAAGAAATATTATTGAATCAGCTTGGACATCACGAATTGCTCTTATCAAAACTACCAGTGTATATAAAGCACCAAAAAGTGTAAAAATCTGGAATGGGACCATCAAATATGTGTAAAACGATGATCTAGTCACAAGTACGATAAAGCAGGAAGCATACCCGACATATTTAAGTAATTCATAAACCCTTCTGGAAAAATATGGTTTAAATAACAGAAACACATACCTTGCAAAAATGGGTGTGATAAAGAAAAAACTTAGGTAACTGAGTTTTAAGTGGAGCTCCCAAGGAAGATTTGGATACAATTGCACCAGATATTTGTTTCCAGTAATGAACACTCGTAATGCGACAAAAATACAAGTCAGAGCAAACCAATAGGTAAATGGATCTTTTTTACGATTCCAATAGAGGAATATATGATACAATCCCATAAAAAGAATACTTCCAACAAGTAACATATCTCGGAGGATTTGAAATTCATATTGTTTATGGATATCAGAGGTTCGACCCAAGGTGATCAATTGAGCAGGTCCACCTTTTCTATGATGGTAGTTGGATATTTGTAATAAAAAGTTAGTTTGATTTTCCTTTGGTATAAAATCGATGATTTGAGGTCGGTATTCTGGGATTCCCGTTTGGTAGGAAGCCGAAACAACTCCATTGGATGAAAGTTTTTCACCATCAACAAATAACGAATAGGCGGATTCCATCTCAGGTACTTTGATTGAAAGTGGAATCCCTTTTAATCCATGGTTCAACTCTAAATGAAAGGTTGCATATCCATCTCCTGCTAAAAAACCTTTGTCCAAAAAGGATTTTGTCCATATTCCTGGAAATTTGAAGTAATGTGGTTCCCGGATGGATTTGATTTCAGGCAATTCTGAGGGTGTGAACAAAAGACCTGGGTAATATTCCCAATCACCAGATAATTGAATCACATGATTGGATATTTTTAGGTAGTTAACGGCGATTAATTGACCCTTCTCGGCAACAGGAGGTACTTCTGTCACAGAACATGACAAAAGTACCATACTCCAAAGGAATGTAATCCAACGGAGATTTAGTGTCACGAGTCCCTCGTTTCCTCTAGAGACGGTTAGCGATTGGAATGTATTTTCTTTGATTTTCGCCCACATATATTTGTTTTGGACGAACTTTTGAGAAATCTCCCTTCATCCTTTGTTCTCTCCAATGGGCAAGCCAACCAGGAAGTCTTCCAATCACTTGCATGACCGAAAACATATTTTTGGGAATTCCTAACGTATGGAAAACAAGTCCGGAATAGTACTCTAAATTCGGGTACAATAGATTTTCCATAAAGTAAGAATCATTCCAAACAACTTCATCAATTTGGAGAGCGATGTCTTCCACGGCACTGAGCTTTCGATTTTTATAGAAGTCTTTGATGATTTCTCGCGCGACTTGGGCTCTTGGACTTACCACGTCATATGCCTTTTGCCCAAATCCGTTGGTTCGGATGGTGAGCCCTCCACGTTTGAAACGTTCGAAATAATCTTTTACAGGTGTTTTTGTTTTGATGATGTCTTCGATGAGGCCAATCGCAGCTGTGGGTCTACCACCTTCTCGTGCGCCCCATTGTGCCATGATCCCCGCAGAAATGGATGCAAACAAATTCGCTTGGGTAGAACCTACAACTTGTACAGCTGTATTGGATACATTTTGTTCGTGGTCTGCATGTAGGATCCACATTTGGTTTAGGATACGATCAAACTCTTCAGGGACAACATAGTTGTCCGCAGGAAGTTTATGCATCATATACAAAAAATTCGTGCAGTAAGGATTTTTGTCGAGAGGGTAAACGAAAGGATGGCCTACTGCATGTTTATAAGTGAAAGCAGCGATGGTGCGAATTTTTGCGAGTAATCTTGCAATTAAGTCTACGCCCATATCCAACTTTTCTTCATACTCTTCTAAATAATAACTAGATAGTGATGTAACCATCACTGATAAAACTGCAAGTGGATTTGCCACACCAGGGAAACCATCAAAAAGATTTAACATATCTTCGTGGATCATAGAGTGTTTTGAGAGGCGACTCGAGAAATCACTTAACTCTTGTTTTGTGGGAAGATTACCATAAATTAATAAAAATGATGTTTCAACAAAAGTAGATTGGTAAGCCAATTCTTTTAGGTCATAACCACGATACGTAAGTTCTCCTTTTTCAGGATCTCTTCTGGAAACTTTTGATAAACCTAGGGCAGTATTAAATAAACCAGGGTCAACTGTTACAAGCCCTGTTTTGCGGTAAAAATCAGTAAGGTCGATACCTTCTTTTCCATCCGTACCAGTGATGACAGGAAGTTTGTATGTTTTACCTTTGATGTGGATTTCCACTTCACTCATGAAAAGACCTCTCTACCTCCTATCTTAGCAAACGTAAGTTAGGAATCTAGAAGAATTTACACTTGGGCGAGTGCAGAATGAAGAGAATCGTGAATCAGAACAAAATCAGTCAGTCCAACAATATCCATCACTTTGCGAAAGTGAGTGTTGAGTCCGGCAAATTCAATTTTGCCTTGGTTCTCAGATGATTTTGTGATGAGGCTGATCAGGGTGGCAATGCCTGCTGAGTTGATGTACGATGTTTCTGAAAAGTTGAGGATCACACGTGACCGTTTGTCCCCAGGAATTGATTCGTAGGATTGTACTATTTCTTCTTCCGCTTCGGATGTGATTTCGCCAGAAATATGGATCACAGGGAGGTTTCCCCCATTCTCAAATCCCAATCGAATCTTAAACTCTTCCATCATTAGCCTCCAGGGAATTCCACCAAGAAGGCGGGTCAACAAAAATTAGGATTTCGATTTTCTTTCTTCTTTTGTGAATCGGCCAAAGGGTTGTTTGCATTTTTTGCAGACATAGTAGATATCAATTGGTGTAGCAGATATCCCGACAAGCCCCATGGCAATCATCCCCCAAGTAGAGTATTTGACAACCTTACGGGCGTTCTCATCTTCCCTTGTGGTTCCACAATCACAAGTGGGTCGGTCAGCTTTTTTAATGATTTGGTTCATAAAGGAAGGGTTTCGGTTCCGCCAAAAAAACGGAACCGAAATTAGGCAATTTAATTTTTAGAAAGGTGTTCTACGTATTTAGCAA
This window harbors:
- a CDS encoding SpoIIE family protein phosphatase: MVLLSCSVTEVPPVAEKGQLIAVNYLKISNHVIQLSGDWEYYPGLLFTPSELPEIKSIREPHYFKFPGIWTKSFLDKGFLAGDGYATFHLELNHGLKGIPLSIKVPEMESAYSLFVDGEKLSSNGVVSASYQTGIPEYRPQIIDFIPKENQTNFLLQISNYHHRKGGPAQLITLGRTSDIHKQYEFQILRDMLLVGSILFMGLYHIFLYWNRKKDPFTYWFALTCIFVALRVFITGNKYLVQLYPNLPWELHLKLSYLSFFFITPIFARYVFLLFKPYFSRRVYELLKYVGYASCFIVLVTRSSFYTYLMVPFQIFTLFGALYTLVVLIRAIRDVQADSIIFLISFVVFVASFVNDILVNNLIINSPLTIHFGIFMMFFVQSIYIARNFSKGFVEAENLAIELSEKNQTLQKVQNQITILNERLETRVKEKTIELQSKLDQITKDMKLAKSIIQSVTKVPEMEPYLNVDILYKPTADVGGDIFFVKRIQDFYYRFFLGDATGHGLQAALYSMMIQSEFERVSAVAMRPNDLLFYMNQHFYDKNADLQIYFPALVMDFDFHQNILRYAGGGVQNQIIMKKNSEPTILENTGPIIGILEHYRYGIFETKVESGDRIFLFTDGLFEELNEEDGMQAWDELLSVIRSTNELSFQEIIPSVQTMLFQKMNKISWKDDSTLIVIEVV
- a CDS encoding citrate/2-methylcitrate synthase; amino-acid sequence: MSEVEIHIKGKTYKLPVITGTDGKEGIDLTDFYRKTGLVTVDPGLFNTALGLSKVSRRDPEKGELTYRGYDLKELAYQSTFVETSFLLIYGNLPTKQELSDFSSRLSKHSMIHEDMLNLFDGFPGVANPLAVLSVMVTSLSSYYLEEYEEKLDMGVDLIARLLAKIRTIAAFTYKHAVGHPFVYPLDKNPYCTNFLYMMHKLPADNYVVPEEFDRILNQMWILHADHEQNVSNTAVQVVGSTQANLFASISAGIMAQWGAREGGRPTAAIGLIEDIIKTKTPVKDYFERFKRGGLTIRTNGFGQKAYDVVSPRAQVAREIIKDFYKNRKLSAVEDIALQIDEVVWNDSYFMENLLYPNLEYYSGLVFHTLGIPKNMFSVMQVIGRLPGWLAHWREQRMKGDFSKVRPKQIYVGENQRKYIPIANRL
- a CDS encoding STAS domain-containing protein — translated: MMEEFKIRLGFENGGNLPVIHISGEITSEAEEEIVQSYESIPGDKRSRVILNFSETSYINSAGIATLISLITKSSENQGKIEFAGLNTHFRKVMDIVGLTDFVLIHDSLHSALAQV